One Desulfuromonas sp. DNA window includes the following coding sequences:
- the rnr gene encoding ribonuclease R, whose amino-acid sequence MKLHSENIISAIRSHPAESISGRQLMSVLNLPAAARRILHRQLRELERQGLVRRMRGGRYSLAGSSGTRDGVVQITKTGARIIRNDKGENIRIADRFLAGALDGDTVRFVLLRRDRMNRMNGKVVQIVERSGKPVVAVYQPGRDSGFVLPLGGSGQTLPVSGRAFPEIQPGYWVVVRLVSGKNRSIASAEIVERLGTPEDPSVQVKAVAARFSIPLSFPSPVLAEAEAIPDIIPDAEINQRTDLRLLPFITIDGESARDFDDAVTVEKTSDTFRLYVAIADVSYYVSPDSQLDRCARERGTSVYFPGFCIPMLPEKLSNELCSLKPGVDRLVLTAELEIDTEGVVCSEKFYSAVIRSRARLTYADVQSSLERKVPETDEDNEHLAQLQLMQELARALLVKRRNRGALEMEIPEPEVILDRRGFPETIRYAQRLEAHRIIEEFMLAANEAVARFLAGAEKTLVYRIHEPPERKDIDRLNRYLGELSVPKLVPGPGLAKGFQHMIGSVCGVAEKRVLSQKMLRSLKQARYSIENPGHFGLAAEQYCHFTSPIRRYPDLLIHRTLRLTLSGHGHDPPPEVMARLAEQASARERNAVEAERDVNALHVCQFMEHRIGEISPGMISSVHKFGFFVELDRFPVEGLVHVSSLDDDFYRFDPECDHLIGERSGNIFRVGMRVKISVENVNIMRREIDFILPTRRPDRLRRNSR is encoded by the coding sequence ATGAAATTACACTCGGAAAATATTATATCTGCGATCCGGAGTCACCCTGCCGAATCAATCAGCGGTCGTCAGCTGATGTCGGTTCTGAACCTGCCGGCGGCGGCCAGGCGGATCCTGCATCGACAGCTGCGTGAACTCGAACGGCAGGGTCTGGTTCGACGTATGCGTGGCGGTCGGTACTCCCTGGCCGGATCGTCCGGGACCCGTGATGGGGTTGTTCAGATCACGAAAACCGGTGCCAGGATCATCCGGAACGACAAGGGTGAAAATATCCGGATCGCCGACCGCTTCCTTGCCGGTGCCCTTGATGGCGATACTGTCCGTTTTGTTCTGTTGCGCCGGGACCGGATGAATCGCATGAATGGCAAGGTTGTTCAGATAGTCGAGCGCTCGGGCAAGCCGGTCGTCGCTGTTTATCAGCCAGGGCGAGACAGCGGTTTTGTCCTGCCGCTCGGTGGCAGTGGCCAGACTTTACCGGTTTCGGGGCGGGCTTTTCCGGAAATTCAGCCGGGCTACTGGGTCGTGGTCAGGCTTGTGAGTGGTAAAAACAGAAGCATTGCCAGTGCTGAAATTGTCGAGCGCCTCGGCACTCCGGAAGATCCGTCGGTTCAGGTTAAGGCGGTTGCTGCACGTTTCTCGATACCGCTAAGTTTCCCTTCCCCGGTTCTTGCCGAAGCCGAGGCGATTCCGGACATTATCCCTGATGCTGAGATCAATCAGCGCACCGATTTGCGATTACTCCCTTTTATAACGATTGACGGTGAATCTGCCCGTGATTTTGATGACGCGGTTACGGTCGAAAAAACATCGGACACCTTCAGGCTTTATGTCGCTATTGCCGACGTCAGCTATTATGTGTCTCCCGACAGTCAACTTGATCGTTGTGCGCGAGAACGTGGGACCAGTGTCTATTTTCCCGGTTTCTGCATCCCGATGTTGCCGGAAAAACTGAGTAATGAACTTTGTTCGCTGAAACCGGGAGTCGATCGGCTGGTGTTGACCGCGGAGTTGGAAATAGATACTGAAGGTGTTGTTTGTTCGGAAAAATTTTACTCGGCCGTTATCCGGAGCCGGGCCAGACTGACTTATGCAGACGTTCAGTCCAGTCTCGAGCGAAAGGTACCGGAAACGGATGAAGATAATGAGCACCTGGCACAGTTGCAACTGATGCAGGAGCTGGCACGTGCTCTTCTGGTCAAACGCCGCAACCGGGGAGCGCTTGAGATGGAGATTCCGGAACCCGAAGTTATTCTCGACCGGAGGGGATTTCCCGAAACCATCCGTTATGCGCAACGTCTCGAGGCGCACCGGATCATCGAAGAGTTCATGCTGGCGGCCAATGAAGCGGTCGCCAGGTTTCTGGCCGGAGCTGAAAAAACTCTGGTCTATCGGATTCATGAGCCGCCCGAAAGGAAAGACATCGATCGATTAAACCGTTACCTCGGCGAGCTGTCAGTGCCGAAGCTGGTACCCGGCCCCGGATTGGCCAAAGGGTTTCAGCACATGATCGGCTCGGTCTGCGGGGTGGCAGAAAAAAGAGTTCTCAGCCAGAAGATGCTGCGAAGCCTGAAGCAGGCCCGTTACAGCATTGAAAATCCGGGACATTTTGGTCTGGCAGCAGAGCAGTACTGCCATTTTACATCACCGATTCGTCGGTATCCGGATCTGCTGATTCACCGAACCCTCAGGCTGACATTGAGCGGGCACGGTCATGATCCGCCACCGGAGGTCATGGCCCGACTGGCGGAACAGGCGTCCGCCCGGGAACGGAACGCAGTGGAGGCAGAACGGGATGTTAATGCCCTGCATGTTTGTCAGTTCATGGAACACCGGATCGGCGAGATCAGCCCCGGTATGATCAGCAGTGTCCATAAGTTCGGTTTTTTTGTTGAGCTCGACCGTTTCCCGGTTGAGGGGCTGGTTCATGTCTCCAGTCTCGATGATGATTTCTACCGGTTTGACCCGGAATGCGATCACCTGATCGGCGAACGATCCGGCAATATCTTTCGTGTCGGAATGAGAGTTAAAATCTCTGTTGAAAATGTTAATATCATGAGGCGGGAAATCGATTTTATATTGCCGACGCGTCGACCGGATCGACTCCGCCGGAATAGTCGATAA
- a CDS encoding riboflavin biosynthesis protein RibF, producing MEIIRDLAALKTPLENSIATIGNFDGVHLGHREIFREIVKKAAVTGGVSVVITFVPHPLKVLKPEQAPRLLNTYAEKERLVRASCVDYLVEIPFDQEMAEMSPDDFVTEILIGKLGIRHLVVGYDYAFGRDRSGDADFLTRIGAEKGFSVEVLGPILRGEEIFSSTLARRLLAAGDVESVVEPLGRHFTLEGRVVSGAGRGARLGFPTANLITEKEVLPRPGVYAVKVKYRDALYDGVMNIGFNPTFGSERISLEVHILDFSQDIYGETIRVYFVERLRDEKVFKSADELAASIAHDIEKARAILGETKIIEYRDYLDCG from the coding sequence ATGGAAATTATCCGAGATCTTGCTGCTTTGAAAACGCCGCTTGAAAATTCGATTGCAACGATCGGTAATTTTGACGGAGTTCATCTTGGACATCGCGAGATCTTTCGCGAAATCGTCAAAAAGGCGGCCGTGACCGGCGGCGTTTCGGTGGTCATCACCTTTGTTCCCCATCCCCTGAAAGTGCTCAAGCCGGAACAGGCGCCCCGCCTGCTGAATACCTATGCTGAAAAAGAACGACTGGTCCGGGCCTCATGCGTTGATTATCTGGTCGAAATCCCTTTTGACCAGGAGATGGCCGAAATGAGCCCGGACGATTTCGTTACTGAAATTCTGATCGGTAAACTCGGAATCAGGCATCTGGTTGTCGGCTACGACTACGCTTTCGGGCGCGATCGATCGGGCGATGCCGACTTTTTGACACGGATCGGAGCAGAAAAAGGTTTTTCCGTTGAAGTACTCGGTCCGATCTTGCGCGGTGAGGAGATTTTCAGTTCTACCCTGGCCCGGCGTCTGCTTGCGGCCGGCGATGTCGAGTCGGTGGTTGAGCCGCTTGGCCGCCATTTTACCCTTGAAGGCCGGGTTGTCAGCGGTGCCGGCCGGGGTGCCCGTCTCGGGTTTCCGACAGCGAACCTGATTACCGAAAAGGAGGTTCTGCCCCGACCGGGAGTGTACGCAGTCAAGGTCAAATACCGGGACGCGCTCTACGATGGGGTTATGAACATCGGTTTCAATCCGACCTTCGGCTCCGAACGGATTTCCCTTGAGGTCCATATTCTCGATTTTTCTCAGGATATCTATGGCGAAACAATCCGGGTCTATTTTGTGGAGAGACTGCGTGACGAAAAGGTTTTTAAATCTGCCGATGAACTGGCTGCATCGATTGCCCATGACATCGAAAAGGCCAGAGCCATCCTCGGTGAAACAAAGATTATTGAGTATCGGGATTATCTCGATTGTGGTTAA
- the aroE gene encoding shikimate dehydrogenase, with amino-acid sequence MKISGRTKVVGIFGDPVGHSLSPKMQNAALQACGIDAVYVAFHVGPQSLAAAVEAIRTLGMIGANVTVPHKENVIPYLDRLDPRAERIGAVNTIVHRQGELIGYNTDGVGLIRALQSQFKFNPAAKKVVLLGAGGAARAALCALADAGAAKIILLNRTVEKAEDLVANFARTFPSVEIEAHSLVEEEVLPAVGQADLLINTTTVGLHGEDFDLELIGHLPESGLFFDMVYTAMVSPLQQSAARRGIPFADGRGMLVGQGEAAFALWFDQPAPVGIMEKNVAK; translated from the coding sequence ATGAAGATATCGGGTCGAACAAAAGTTGTCGGCATTTTCGGTGATCCGGTCGGCCATTCGCTGTCACCGAAAATGCAGAATGCCGCGCTGCAGGCATGCGGAATCGATGCCGTCTATGTCGCCTTTCACGTAGGCCCGCAATCACTCGCCGCGGCTGTTGAGGCGATCCGGACACTCGGAATGATCGGTGCTAATGTAACCGTGCCGCACAAGGAGAATGTGATCCCGTATCTGGATCGACTTGATCCCCGGGCCGAGCGGATTGGCGCGGTCAATACTATTGTGCATCGCCAGGGGGAGCTGATCGGCTACAACACCGATGGTGTCGGTCTGATCAGGGCTCTGCAGTCGCAATTCAAATTCAACCCGGCAGCAAAAAAGGTCGTGCTGCTCGGTGCCGGAGGTGCGGCCCGGGCTGCCTTGTGTGCTTTGGCCGATGCCGGTGCCGCTAAAATTATTCTTCTGAACCGGACAGTTGAGAAAGCAGAAGATCTGGTTGCGAATTTTGCGCGGACTTTCCCGTCGGTTGAAATCGAGGCACACTCTCTGGTTGAGGAAGAGGTCCTGCCGGCGGTTGGTCAAGCTGATCTGCTGATCAATACCACCACAGTGGGCCTGCACGGAGAAGACTTTGATCTCGAGTTGATCGGACACTTGCCCGAATCCGGTCTCTTCTTCGATATGGTGTACACGGCAATGGTATCGCCGCTCCAGCAATCGGCCGCTCGCCGGGGAATACCTTTTGCCGATGGTCGCGGCATGCTGGTCGGTCAGGGCGAGGCCGCTTTTGCGCTCTGGTTTGATCAGCCGGCACCGGTCGGAATCATGGAAAAGAATGTTGCGAAATAA
- the pilB gene encoding type IV-A pilus assembly ATPase PilB, whose translation MSEARLGELLVRNNLISDTDLAKALEDQKMNGGRLGASLVKLGFVNEDELSAFLSKQYGVPSINLNEFDVDQAVISLIPAEVAQKYMIVPINRAGSTLIVAMSDPSNIFAIDDIKFMTGYNVEVVVAPEQSIKEAIDQYYDQSASFEDVLGDMDDIDLELVEDGEEVDVNELAQASEDAPVVKLVNLILTDAIKRGASDIHVEPYEHSFRVRYRVDGVLYEVMKPPMKLKNALTSRMKIMAELDIAERRLPQDGRIKIKLGGGQDMDYRVSCLPTLFGEKIVLRLLDKSNLQLDMTKLGYEVKALEWFKREIHKPFGMVLVTGPTGSGKTVSLYSALSELNKVTENISTAEDPVEFNFAGINQVQMHEDIGLNFASALRSFLRQDPDIIMIGEIRDFETAEIGVKAALTGHMVLSTLHTNDAPATVNRLLNMGIEPFLVASAVNLITAQRLGRRVCSECKEPIEIPKETLIEAGVPESEVDGFICYTGAGCSTCSDTGSKGRVGIYQVMPMFEELKELILAGANTAEIKRESMRLGCKTMRQSALTKLQEGAMTLEEVLRVTISDEG comes from the coding sequence ATGTCAGAAGCACGTTTGGGGGAACTCCTTGTTCGCAATAATCTGATCTCCGATACCGACCTTGCCAAGGCTCTTGAAGATCAAAAAATGAATGGCGGCCGTCTCGGTGCCAGCCTGGTCAAACTCGGTTTCGTTAACGAGGATGAACTCTCCGCATTTCTTTCCAAGCAGTATGGTGTCCCTTCGATCAATCTCAATGAGTTCGACGTCGATCAGGCGGTGATCAGCCTGATCCCGGCCGAGGTCGCCCAGAAGTATATGATCGTTCCGATCAACCGGGCCGGATCGACCCTGATCGTCGCCATGAGCGATCCTTCGAATATCTTTGCCATCGATGATATCAAGTTCATGACCGGTTACAATGTTGAAGTTGTTGTCGCTCCGGAACAATCGATCAAGGAAGCGATAGATCAGTATTATGATCAGAGCGCATCCTTTGAAGATGTTCTCGGTGATATGGACGACATTGACTTGGAGCTGGTCGAAGATGGAGAGGAAGTCGATGTCAATGAACTGGCCCAGGCGAGTGAAGATGCGCCGGTTGTCAAGCTGGTTAACCTGATTCTGACCGATGCGATCAAGCGCGGTGCCTCCGATATACATGTTGAGCCTTATGAACATTCCTTCCGGGTCCGCTACCGGGTTGACGGTGTCCTCTACGAAGTCATGAAGCCGCCGATGAAGCTCAAGAATGCGCTGACCTCCCGGATGAAAATCATGGCCGAACTGGATATCGCCGAACGGCGTCTGCCGCAGGATGGCCGGATCAAGATCAAGCTTGGCGGTGGTCAGGATATGGACTACCGTGTCAGCTGCCTGCCGACCCTGTTCGGTGAGAAAATAGTCCTGCGATTGCTTGACAAGTCGAACCTGCAGCTTGATATGACCAAACTCGGTTATGAGGTCAAGGCGCTGGAATGGTTCAAAAGAGAGATTCATAAGCCGTTCGGCATGGTTCTGGTTACCGGTCCGACCGGTTCCGGTAAAACGGTTTCTCTTTACTCCGCCTTGTCTGAACTGAACAAGGTCACTGAAAATATTTCGACCGCGGAAGATCCGGTCGAGTTTAACTTCGCCGGCATCAACCAGGTCCAGATGCATGAAGATATCGGGCTGAACTTCGCTTCAGCCCTGCGTTCTTTTTTGCGTCAGGATCCCGATATCATTATGATCGGTGAGATTCGTGACTTCGAAACTGCTGAAATTGGCGTCAAAGCAGCCTTGACCGGTCACATGGTGCTTTCAACCCTTCACACCAATGATGCTCCGGCGACTGTTAACCGCCTGTTGAATATGGGGATCGAGCCGTTCCTGGTCGCTTCCGCCGTTAACCTGATTACCGCGCAGCGTCTCGGCCGTCGTGTCTGTTCCGAATGCAAGGAACCGATCGAGATCCCGAAGGAAACGCTTATTGAGGCGGGTGTGCCGGAGTCCGAGGTTGACGGTTTCATTTGTTACACCGGTGCCGGCTGTTCCACCTGCAGCGATACCGGTTCGAAAGGGCGGGTCGGTATTTATCAGGTCATGCCAATGTTTGAAGAGCTTAAGGAGCTGATTCTGGCGGGAGCCAACACGGCTGAGATTAAACGTGAATCAATGCGCCTCGGTTGCAAGACAATGCGCCAGTCTGCTTTAACCAAGCTTCAGGAAGGTGCGATGACCCTGGAAGAGGTTCTGCGCGTCACGATTTCTGATGAAGGATAA
- a CDS encoding pilus assembly protein PilC — MAKFAWEGKTRTGKVQKGTMEGPDENAVMAQLRNQGIMPSSVKAATGMSMEINLAAFQPKITTKDLVVFTRQFATMIDAGLPLVQCLDILSRQQENKTFKKVLTEVKESVESGSTFADALGKHPKVFDELFVNLVAAGEVGGILDTILNRLAAYLEKSMKLKKQVKSAMTYPTTIIGIAFIVIAVILIFVIPAFEKMFADFGQALPMPTQIVINISNIVQDYVLVIIGSIVFIIFAFKYTYRTKKGREFIDDFSLKLPIFGVLIRNVAVAKFTRTLGTMISSGVPILDGLEIVAKTAGNRTVEKAIYKVKQSISEGKTIAEPLEKSGVFPSMVCQMIAVGESSGSIDTMLNKIADFYDDEVDDAVANLTAMMEPLLMLFLGTTVGGLVIAMYLPIFKLAGAAGG, encoded by the coding sequence ATGGCTAAATTTGCTTGGGAAGGTAAAACCAGAACCGGTAAGGTTCAAAAAGGTACGATGGAGGGCCCGGATGAAAATGCGGTAATGGCCCAGCTTCGCAACCAGGGGATCATGCCGTCGAGCGTCAAGGCTGCGACCGGGATGAGCATGGAGATCAATCTGGCCGCTTTCCAGCCGAAGATTACAACCAAGGACCTGGTTGTCTTCACCCGGCAGTTCGCCACCATGATCGATGCCGGCCTGCCGCTCGTCCAGTGCCTCGATATCCTTTCCCGGCAACAGGAGAACAAGACGTTCAAGAAAGTGTTGACCGAGGTCAAGGAATCGGTCGAATCGGGCTCGACTTTCGCCGATGCCCTCGGCAAACACCCTAAGGTCTTCGACGAGCTGTTTGTTAACCTGGTTGCGGCCGGCGAGGTTGGCGGTATCCTCGATACTATCCTGAATCGCCTCGCCGCCTATCTAGAGAAGTCGATGAAGCTGAAGAAGCAGGTCAAGAGTGCCATGACCTATCCGACCACTATCATCGGCATCGCTTTTATCGTCATCGCGGTTATCCTGATTTTTGTTATCCCGGCCTTTGAAAAAATGTTTGCCGATTTCGGCCAGGCGCTTCCCATGCCGACGCAGATTGTTATTAATATCAGTAATATCGTTCAGGATTATGTTCTCGTGATCATCGGTAGTATCGTTTTTATTATTTTTGCATTCAAATATACCTATCGAACCAAAAAAGGCCGCGAATTTATTGACGACTTTTCCCTGAAACTGCCGATATTCGGTGTTTTGATCCGGAATGTCGCCGTGGCCAAATTTACCCGGACTCTTGGCACGATGATTTCGAGTGGTGTGCCGATTCTCGATGGTCTCGAGATTGTTGCCAAAACAGCCGGTAACCGAACGGTTGAAAAGGCGATCTACAAGGTCAAGCAGAGTATCAGCGAGGGCAAGACCATCGCCGAGCCGCTGGAGAAATCAGGTGTTTTTCCGTCGATGGTCTGTCAGATGATTGCGGTCGGAGAATCTTCCGGTTCGATTGATACCATGCTCAACAAGATCGCCGACTTTTATGATGATGAAGTCGATGACGCCGTTGCCAATCTGACCGCAATGATGGAGCCGCTGCTGATGCTGTTCCTCGGAACAACCGTTGGCGGCCTGGTTATCGCCATGTATCTTCCGATCTTCAAACTGGCCGGTGCGGCGGGCGGTTAA
- a CDS encoding PAS domain-containing sensor histidine kinase, producing MSTARADKAGIPIERRHVSWLLFSRFLITTLFLGGTIVYQWRSLSFSQPQIPLLYALTALTYVQTVISALLLSNARRLRQFVQVQVGWDLLLALLIIYLTGGLESQFSFLYILIIFSASIFLPRRDVIIVAAASAILYGSLLDLQYFQYLPPLWEYAPPQLIDGGEVLYAVFINVSAFFLVAILSAQLSERGRRSEIALEKKAIDFDELENLNRTILANINSGLMLINRSGRIRSYNAAAIRITGYALEDIYDRDVREIFTGFDVYADGEFNVISRGQGSFVGKEGQDRTLGFTSTLVSDADGVTIGLLVVFQDLTEFLEMEDQLQRADRLAAVGRLASGMAHEIRNPLASISGSVQLLMEDEDLPEEDRRLMGIVIREADRLNKLLTDFLSFAKPARPEPTEFDIYELLQELVEMIRGDRRFVGISIDIDCRPDRTVYADRSLIRQVLWDLAINAAEAMQGQGAITIGLLPDLSVIYVQDSGPGIPAEIRGKVFEPFFTTKNSGTGLGLATVYSIVEAHGGQIDVETNNGDGTRFVISLPAKRSSYAIFTSGQLEEE from the coding sequence ATGAGCACTGCTCGTGCCGACAAGGCAGGTATTCCGATTGAACGTCGTCACGTCAGCTGGTTGCTCTTTTCAAGGTTTCTCATAACAACTCTTTTTCTCGGGGGCACCATTGTTTATCAGTGGCGCTCCCTTTCTTTTTCCCAGCCGCAAATCCCCCTGTTGTATGCCCTGACCGCTCTGACTTATGTACAGACAGTGATTTCTGCTTTACTGCTGTCAAATGCCCGCCGTCTCAGGCAGTTTGTCCAGGTTCAGGTCGGCTGGGACCTCCTGCTCGCCTTATTGATTATCTACCTGACCGGTGGTCTAGAGAGCCAGTTTTCATTTCTTTATATTCTGATCATTTTCAGCGCCTCGATTTTTCTTCCGCGACGTGATGTCATTATCGTCGCAGCGGCCTCTGCTATACTGTATGGCAGTCTGCTCGATCTGCAGTATTTTCAGTACCTGCCCCCCCTATGGGAGTATGCGCCGCCGCAGTTGATTGACGGGGGCGAGGTGCTCTATGCAGTGTTCATTAATGTTTCAGCTTTTTTTCTGGTTGCGATTCTCAGCGCCCAGTTATCCGAACGGGGACGACGCAGCGAGATTGCCCTCGAGAAGAAGGCGATTGATTTCGATGAACTGGAAAATCTGAATCGGACGATTCTGGCCAATATCAACAGCGGCCTGATGCTGATCAACCGCAGTGGCCGGATCCGCTCCTATAATGCCGCCGCAATCAGGATCACCGGCTATGCTCTGGAAGATATCTACGACCGGGATGTCCGCGAGATCTTCACCGGCTTCGATGTCTATGCCGATGGCGAGTTTAATGTTATCAGCCGTGGTCAGGGCAGCTTTGTCGGTAAGGAAGGGCAGGACCGGACACTCGGTTTTACCTCGACGCTGGTTTCTGATGCCGACGGCGTCACTATCGGCCTGCTGGTTGTCTTTCAGGATTTGACCGAGTTCCTGGAAATGGAAGACCAACTGCAAAGAGCGGATCGTCTGGCTGCGGTCGGACGGCTCGCTTCCGGCATGGCCCATGAAATCCGCAACCCGCTCGCATCAATCAGCGGTTCGGTTCAATTGCTCATGGAGGATGAAGATCTGCCGGAGGAGGATCGCCGACTGATGGGGATTGTCATTCGTGAAGCCGACCGATTAAACAAGCTATTGACCGATTTTCTCTCTTTCGCCAAGCCGGCCCGGCCGGAACCGACTGAGTTTGATATCTATGAGCTTTTGCAGGAACTGGTCGAAATGATCCGGGGTGATCGACGCTTTGTCGGTATTTCGATAGATATCGATTGCCGCCCGGACCGAACAGTTTATGCTGATCGTTCCCTGATTCGCCAGGTCCTGTGGGATCTGGCGATCAATGCTGCCGAAGCGATGCAGGGGCAAGGCGCAATAACGATTGGTTTGTTGCCGGATCTGTCGGTTATTTATGTACAGGATTCCGGCCCGGGGATTCCGGCCGAAATCAGGGGGAAGGTTTTCGAGCCTTTTTTTACGACCAAAAATTCCGGGACCGGCCTCGGGCTGGCAACGGTTTACTCGATTGTTGAAGCGCATGGCGGCCAGATCGATGTCGAAACGAATAATGGCGACGGTACCCGGTTTGTTATTTCATTGCCTGCAAAAAGGTCCTCTTATGCTATTTTCACATCAGGACAATTAGAGGAAGAGTAG
- a CDS encoding pilus assembly protein has product MLKKFRKNEKGFTLIELLIVVAIIGILAAIAIPQFASYRQKAYNSAAQSDLKNMKTAMEAYFADYQEYPTFQ; this is encoded by the coding sequence ATGTTGAAGAAATTCAGAAAGAACGAAAAGGGTTTTACCCTGATCGAGCTGCTGATCGTTGTTGCGATCATCGGTATCCTCGCTGCGATCGCGATTCCGCAGTTTGCTTCCTATCGTCAGAAGGCCTATAACTCGGCCGCTCAGTCTGACCTCAAGAACATGAAGACTGCCATGGAAGCGTATTTCGCCGATTATCAGGAATACCCGACGTTCCAGTAA
- a CDS encoding ABC transporter ATP-binding protein, which produces MTTSAIRIENLGKLYRGKKRQLVHALTDLNLQVGQGEVFGFLGPNGAGKSTTIKLLLGLIQPTSGGAFLFNQPVSDASSRLRVGYLPENPAFYDFLSAREYLYFVAGSFGMKKEHIKEQSDRVLELLQLTDAANRPVSTYSKGMVQRLGLAQTLVHDPDLYIFDEPMSGLDPMGRALVKKIIRDLKGQGKTVFFSSHITADVESVCDRIGIIVKGELRSEESVGTLLHESIQGYSVWVRGPIEVDGYQGQLVADDVSAFRVPKEQLDLFIAAIVARQDCSIQLVEPERKDLEAFFLDVVARN; this is translated from the coding sequence ATGACAACTTCTGCGATCCGGATTGAAAACCTTGGAAAGTTGTACCGTGGCAAAAAACGACAGTTGGTTCATGCTTTAACAGACCTGAACCTGCAGGTTGGTCAGGGCGAAGTATTTGGGTTTCTCGGTCCGAACGGCGCCGGAAAGAGTACAACTATCAAGCTACTTCTGGGGCTAATCCAACCAACCAGCGGCGGAGCCTTCCTGTTCAATCAGCCGGTTTCAGATGCTTCTTCACGCTTAAGAGTAGGTTATCTTCCGGAAAACCCGGCTTTCTATGATTTTTTGAGTGCCCGCGAGTATCTGTATTTCGTTGCCGGTTCTTTCGGTATGAAAAAAGAACACATAAAGGAACAATCTGATCGAGTTCTCGAACTACTGCAACTGACAGACGCAGCCAATCGTCCGGTCAGTACCTATAGTAAGGGCATGGTGCAGCGGCTCGGCCTTGCCCAGACCCTGGTCCATGACCCGGATCTTTACATTTTCGATGAGCCGATGAGCGGCCTTGATCCGATGGGGCGGGCTCTGGTCAAGAAGATAATTCGAGATCTGAAAGGACAGGGTAAAACAGTCTTCTTCAGTAGTCATATAACGGCTGATGTTGAAAGTGTCTGCGATCGTATTGGTATAATCGTTAAAGGAGAACTTCGCAGTGAGGAGTCAGTCGGAACTCTTTTGCACGAGAGTATTCAGGGATATTCAGTCTGGGTGCGTGGACCGATTGAAGTGGACGGGTATCAGGGGCAGCTGGTTGCTGACGATGTATCGGCATTCAGGGTTCCCAAGGAACAGCTTGATCTTTTTATTGCGGCCATTGTCGCCCGGCAGGATTGCTCGATTCAACTTGTTGAACCAGAACGCAAGGACCTGGAAGCGTTTTTCCTTGATGTTGTGGCGAGGAACTGA